A window from Megalops cyprinoides isolate fMegCyp1 chromosome 8, fMegCyp1.pri, whole genome shotgun sequence encodes these proteins:
- the LOC118781629 gene encoding toll-like receptor 13, which yields MSFHSVPLDLPLNVKILDISYNSISQVKDTDFKNLTNLNNLNMSNNLIFHVEKGAFKDMITLVELNLSKNKLTTVSKGMLEGLGNLTVLRLDRNYVETLDSSAFQFLSNVKKLYLGGNNFSVFQSKDFSNTSLSLKALDLSRNPLRKFCMTADILPQLETLDLSNTGQRESLEWTVLDGSFLSSVKTLNLSGIHISEEGMATILQSFQYSLENLWLNDLKWMMIETVLKFGCFPKLRVLRILNNNLISITDTMFQPCSLVNEVDLSGNGLCNLSELTFRDMKQLSILRLPLNKLTRVNNATRYLPNLEVLDLSRNIINKLTCFDFANLTKLRRLHLSDNHISSITNCLFKDLKSLKVLWLPSNKLLTIKDAFITGLQNLEILELEFNKISSVEKGTFKNLKSLKYLSLTDNQISVIEENAFAGLENLTQLLLASNKISQNTLKRATVFSGMPNLEELFLYDNYLSYKSYEKLKYPPFILLKSLNSLAINSQHHNGIRNLPMNLLEGLTSLLKLYAGNLNIHFLHPNTFTYTPHLTFLDLSKNAFTVLTAEVFLPIPELTRFILSKTEVQSLDFIIPANLTKLKVLRTNGNELAVINETLIHSLPMLKYLDLQNNTFTCDCNNAWFIDWAEKNFDTQVIYTNKFTCSYPSNLRGTKLVDISTDSCMVDLGFMCFLYTTILVLLTLLISSIYHFLHRQVVYAYYRFLAFLYDYKQRDIFMPQGFTYDAFISYNSQDELWVLNQLLPKLEQEQGWKLCLHHRDFQPGRFIMDNIVESIYASRKTICVITRKYLESEWCSREIQVASFRLFDEQKDVLVLIFLEDIPACQLCPYHRMRQLVKKRTYLTWPKPGEDTRVFWQKLRLALKTQEGPEEDCPILSGLHESEEKRHALQAELNWRLEVRRMELEVEKEIKIQQLELEAMKIAAAPVAQSTPAASPTTDSTPVGPQTGFDVSRNISLVPPFRETEVDSYFSAFERIAASLQWPREVWPLLLQCKFVGKAQEVCSVLSLAKSRQYVTVKAGVLRT from the exons ATGAGTTTCCATTCTGTTCCCTTAGACTTACCACTCAATGTCAAAATTTTAGACATTTCCTATAATTCAATTTCACAGGTCAAAGACACAGATTTCAAAAACCTCACCAACCTAAACAACCTAAATATGTCAAACAACCTAATATTTCATGTTGAGAAGGGAGCTTTCAAAGACATGATCACCTTGGTGGAGCTGAATCTGTCCAAGAACAAACTGACCACAGTGTCCAAAGGCATGTTAGAGGGCCTTGGCAACCTTACAGTGCTACGACTGGATAGAAATTATGTTGAGACGCTTGACTCTTCAGCCTTTCAATTCCTTTCTAATGTGAAG AAGCTGTACCTTGGAGGCAACAacttttcagtctttcagtccAAAGATTTCTCAAACACATCTCTATCATTGAAAGCTCTGGATTTATCCCGGAATCCATTGAGGAAGTTTTGCATGACTGCTGACATTCTTCCACAGCTAGAGACTTTAGACCTTTCCAACACTGGTCAAAGGGAAAGCCTAGAGTGGACTGTTCTAGATGGGTCATTTCTGAGTTCTGTAAAAACACTCAATTTAAGTGGCATCCACATTTCAGAAGAGGGAATGGCTACAATACTTCAAAGCTTCCAATACTCATTGGAAAACCTTTGGCTGAATGATTTAAAGTGGATGATGATTGAGACTGTCTTAAAGTTTGGCTGTTTTCCCAAATTGAGGGTTCTCCGCATCTTGAATAACAACCTCATCTCCATCACAGATACGATGTTCCAGCCCTGCTCTCTTGTGAATGAAGTGGACTTATCAGGGAATGGGCTTTGTAATTTGTCAGAACTTACATTCAGAGACATGAAGCAGTTGAGCATACTGCGCTTACCTCTAAACAAGCTGACCCGTGTCAACAATGCCACACGATATCTCCCTAATTTGGAGGTCTTGGACCTTAGTCGAAATATCATCAACAAACTTACCTGCTTTGATTTTGCTAATCTGACTAAACTGAGACGTCTCCATTTAAGTGACAATCACATTTCCTCCATCACAAATTGTTTATTCAAGGATCTGAAAAGCCTAAAAGTACTTTGGCTTCCAAGTAACAAGTTATTAACTATTAAGGATGCTTTCATAACCGGCCTGCAAAATTTGGAAATTTTGGAATTAGAATTCAATAAGATAAGTTCTGTTGAAAAGGGGACTTTCAAAAACTTAAAATCCCTGAAATATTTGAGTCTCACTGATAATCAGATTTCTGTAATTGAAGAAAATGCTTTTGCAGGGCTAGAAAACCTTACTCAATTGCTGCTGGCATCAAACAAGATATCTCAGAACACATTAAAAAGGGCAACTGTATTTTCTGGTATGCCCAATCTAGAAGAGCTATTTTTGTATGATAATTACCTATCATACAAAAGCTATGAAAAACTCAAATACCCACCATTCATATTACTGAAGTCATTAAATTCTCTTGCCATCAACAGTCAACATCACAATGGAATTCGTAACCTGCCAATGAATCTCCTAGAAGGCCTTACTTCTTTACTGAAATTATATGCCGGGAACCTGAACATCCACTTTCTGCACCCAAACACATTTACCTACACTCCCCATCTGACATTTCTGGACCTCAGCAAAAACGCTTTCACAGTCCTCACTGCGGAGGTATTCCTACCAATACCAGAGCTCACCAGGTTCATACTGTCCAAAACGGAGGTGCAGTCCCTGGATTTCATAATCCCAGCAAACCTCACAAAGCTCAAAGTTCTGCGCACCAATGGAAATGAACTGGCAGTCATCAATGAGACACTGATTCACTCACTCCCGATGCTCAAATACCTCGACCTCCAAAATAACACCTTCACTTGTGACTGCAACAATGCATGGTTCATTGACTGGGCAGAGAAAAACTTTGACACACAGGTCATCTATACAAACAAGTTCACCTGCAGTTACCCATCTAACCTCAGAGGGACGAAACTGGTAGACATAAGCACTGACTCTTGCATGGTGGATTTGGGGTTCATGTGTTTTCTCTATACCACCATCCTGGTTCTACTGACCCTTCTAATCTCCTCTATCTACCACTTTTTGCACAGGCAGGTGGTCTATGCCTACTATCGCTTTCTGGCTTTTCTCTATGATTACAAGCAAAGGGACATATTTATGCCCCAGGGCTTCACATATGATGCCTTTATTTCCTACAACAGCCAAGATGAGCTGTGGGTCCTGAACCAGCTACTGCCCAAGCTAGAGCAAGAGCAGGGCTGGAAGCTCTGCTTGCACCACCGGGACTTCCAGCCAGGCAGGTTTATCATGGACAATATTGTAGAAAGCATCTATGCCAGCCGCAAGACCATTTGTGTGATCACCCGTAAGTACCTGGAGAGTGAGTGGTGTTCCCGGGAGATCCAGGTAGCCAGCTTCCGGCTCTTTGATGAGCAGAAGGATGTGTTGGTCCTTATCTTTCTGGAGGACATTCCAGCCTGTCAGCTCTGCCCCTACCATAGAATGAGGCAGCTAGTAAAAAAGCGTACCTACCTCACGTGGCCCAAACCAGGAGAGGACACCAGAGTTTTTTGGCAGAAACTGAGACTAGCTCTGAAGACCCAAGAGGGTCCTGAGGAGGACTGTCCTATTCTGTCTGGCCTG CATGAATCGGAGGAGAAAAGACATGCACTCCAAGCGGAGCTTAACTGGCGGCTAGAGGTTCGCCGGATGGAGTTGGAGGTAGAGAAGGAGATTAAAATCCAGCAGCTCGAGCTAGAGGCAATGAAGATTGCCGCGGCTCCTGTTGCGCAGTCCACTCCTGCTGCCTCCCCCACCACGGATTCTACCCCAGTGGGTCCTCAGACCGGGTTTGACGTCAGCAGGAACATTAGTTTGGTGCCGCCTTTCCGCGAGACCGAGGTGGATTCTTATTTCAGTGCCTTTGAGCGCATTGCAGCGTCACTGCAATGGCCTAGAGAGGTCTGGCCTTTATTGCTGCAATGCAAATTTGTAGGAAAGGCACAGGAGGTATGTTCTGTGCTGTCACTGGCCAAGAGCCGGCAGTACGTAACTGTCAAGGCAGGTGTACTGCGCACATAG